The window AGGTGTTTGTAAGCATCCAGTGGCGTAGCGCCACTGAAACCATCGGCCAGACTGGCGGAACCGGCAAAAATCACCTGCAGGGTATCGGCAAAGTCCAGCGTCGCCTGACCGGACATCTGCGTTGACAGCGCCCAGCTGGTGGTCATCTGTACCGGGAACGACACCAGTACCAACGCATAACCGACCATCGCCGGATTAAACGGATTGTTGCCCATACCGCCGTACAGCTGCTTGGCAAAGACGATGGCAAAAGCCGTGGCAACCAGCGTAATCCAGAAGGGGGCAAAAGGCGGCAGGGCAAGACCAATCAACACACCGGTTAACAGTGCGGTGTTGTCTTTCAGGAAAAACGCCAGCGGACGCTTACGGATACTGAGAATGGCCGCTTCGCTCGCAACCGCGGTGGCACTGGCGAGCAGCACATTAATAAAGGTGCCCCAGCCAAACAGGGCGGTAATTACCGCCAGACCCGGCAGGGTGGCAAGAATCACCGTCGCCATCACCTTGCTGGTGCTGTTCGGGCCGTGGGTGTGGGGTGAAGATAAGGTCAGCAAACCCATGGTCAGGACGCCTCGTTCGATGTTGTGCCGGCCGGCGCAAGGGCGGCCAGCTCCTGTTGCAGTTGCAATAGTTTATCCTGCTGTTTCTGTACGCCGAGTGTCAGGGCATCCACGGTGTCCAGCCCTTCGGCTTTAGCCATATCCAGACGCTCCTGCATTTTTGCCACCCGGTCTTGCTGGGCAAGGATCTTCTTGTTCAGCGCTTCGATATTGGCGGCCTGATCGGCGGCGTTATTATCAGCAGTCTGAGCGCCTGTTGCCTGAGGCGCAGCACTGCCACCGACAGTCGCACCGGCCGCAGCGCCATCAGCGACAGAGGCATCGTAAGCCGCTTTGGCTTCATTCACCCGTTCCTGCTGTTTGTCGACACCGGTCTGCAGCGCATCAACGGTATCCAGCCCCTGTTCTTTGGCTTCGGCCAGACGCTTGAGTGCGGTATCCAGTCGTGCCTGAGCGGTTTCCCATTTACGCTTTAAGCGCTCCGGTGAATTCGGATCGCCTTTATCGGTGTCGGTCGCAGCAGCTGCCGGTGCGGCTTTGGCGGCTTTTTTCGCAGCTGCAAGCTGTTTGGCCAGATCTTTGATTTTGTCCTGGGTTTTGTTCAGCGCGCTTTCAAATAACGGCACCTTGTCGGCCATGCTTTCATCGGCACGGGCGGCTTCGAGTTTTTCTTTGGTTTTCGCCAGTGCGCTTTGCGCGGCATCGAACTGCTTCTGCAGTTTTTCCAGTTCGGCGTTGCCGTCAGCTGTATTTGTAGCGGCTTCGCTGTCTGCGGGGACGGCAGGCTTGGCGGCCTGAGCTTTAGCCGCTGCTTCGGCACGGGCTTTACGCTTGGCTTCTTTCTCGGCGACTTCGCGTTCCTGACGGGCCAGACGCTCTTCAAAGCGCTGGCGCGCGCGTTCGGCCTTGGCCTGGGCGGCACGCTCTTCGCGAATGGCGCCTTTGGCGTAACGGTAATACTGCACCAGCGGAATATGGCTCGGGCACACGTAAGAGCAGGCACCGCATTCGATGCAGTCAAAAATATTGTGCTGTTCGGCTTTGTCGAACTCCTGACTCTTGCTGAACCAGTACAGCTGTTGAGGCAGCAGGTCGGCCGGACAGGCATCGGCGCACATGCCACAGCGGATACAGGCCATGGCGATATCGTTGGGCGGTAATTCTTTTTCGGTCGGTGCCAGCAGACAGTTGCTGGTTTTGGTGATCGGCAGATCCAGACCGGGCAGGGCAAAGCCCATCATCGGTCCACCCATAATCACGCGTTCGCGCTTTTGTGGCTGGTAGCCGGCCAGTTGCAGCAAGTGGCTGACCGGGGTGCCGATTAAGACTTCCCAGTTACCGGGCTGCTGCATCGCATCACCGGTTAAGGTGGTGATGCGCGAAATCAGCGGTTCGCCAAAGGCAACAGCGCGGTAAATGGCGGCCGCGGTGCCGACGTTCTGACACACCAGACCGAGGTCGGCAGGAATGCCACCGGCCGGAACTTCTTCGCCGGTTAAAATTTTGATCAGCTGTTTTTCACCACCGGACGGGTATTTGGTGGGAATGGTCACCACGTCGATATGGTGTTCTTCACCCAGCTCAACCAGCGCGCTGTTCAGGGCGGCAATGGCTTGCGGTTTGTTGTCTTCAACGCCGATCATGCAGCCTTTGGCGCCAAGAATATGCAGCAGAATCTGTGCGCCCTGAATGACTTCAGCCGCGCGTTCGCGCATCAGCATGTCATCGGCGGTGATGTAAGGTTCACACTCGGCGCCGTTCAGAATCAGGGTGAGAATCTCGCGCTGGCCGGTGCTCAGCTTAACCGCGGTGGGGAAACCGGCGCCACCCATACCGGCAATACCGCACTGGCGGATATGCTCGGTCAGCTGGCGCGGGCTGATATCGCTCAGATGCTCAAGGCCCAGTTGCTGATACAGGCTCTGGTGTTCAGTCCAGCGCTCGGCACCATCGGGAATAATCACGATGCAGTCTTCCTGCAGACCGGAAGCGTGCGGCACGGCGCGTGGCTCAACGGCTGCGACGGTGCCTGAGGTTGGCGCGTGTAATGGCACCGAGACAAAACCATCGGCGGCGGCAATCAGCTGGCCTTTTAATACCTGGTCACCGGCTTTCACAAGTGGCTTGGCGGCGGCACCAATATGCTGGTGCAGCGGCAGTACCAGCTCGGCTGGCAGGCTGGCCTGCTGTATCGGCGTAGCGGTGGACTGGGCTTTGTTTTCTGCCGGATGAATACCGCCATCAAAATTGTGCAGGCGAATCAGGTTGGTCATGCGGCGTCTCCGGCCAGGTGGTGATGACGGTCGGTGGCAATCAGTTCAACGCCTGAGGTCGGGGCCTGCCAGTACCAGTTGGATTTATCGACGCTGACCGGAATCATATCGATACAGTCAACCGGGCAGGGCTCCACACACAGGTCACAGCCGGTGCATTCATCGGCGATGACGGTATGCATCTGCTTGGCGGCACCGAGAATGGCATCGACCGGACAGGCCTGAATGCACTTGGTGCAGCCAATGCACTCGTCTTCACGGATAAAGGCAACGGTGGGCACGGCTTTTTCGGCGCCGTGTTCGGCGTCCAGCGGCTCAGGTTCTACGCCGAGCAGATCAGCCAACGACTGAATCGTGCCTTCGCCGCCGGGCGGGCATTTATTGATTTTTTCACCGCCGGCAATGGCTTCGGCGTAGGGCTTACAACCCGGATAGCCACACTGACCACACTGGGTCTGCGGCAGCAGGTTGTTGATCTGATCGACAATCGGGTTGCCTTCTACTTTAAAGCGGATGGCGGCAAAACCCAGAACGGCACCAAAAATAACCGCCAGAACGGCCAGCAGGCCGACCGCAATAACAATGGTCCAGAGTGCAGCTGACATGAAAACTCCTAAATACTGACCAGACCGGTAAAGCCTAAGAACGCCAGCGACATTAATCCGGCAGTGAGCATAGCGATGGCCGAGCCCTGAAAAGGCTTGGGTACGTCGGCGACGGCCACACGTTCACGCAGGGCGGCGAACAGTACCATCACCAGCGAGAAACCCACGGCGGCACCAAAGCCATAAAGAATGGATTCGACCAGGCTGTTGTCGCGTTTGATATTCAGCAGGGCCACACCCAGTACCGCGCAGTTGGTGGTAATCAGCGGTAAAAAGATACCCAGCACGCGGTACAGCAGCGGGCTGGTTTTGCGGATGGCCATCTCGGTAAAGCCCACCACCACGGCAATCACCATGATAAAACTGATGGTTTTCAGGTAGGCCAGATCCAGCGGAATCAGCAGGTAGGTGTACACCAGATAGCTGCACACCGATGCCAGCGTCAGCACGAAGGTGGTTGCCGCGCCCATGCCGATGGCGGTTTCCAGCTTGTTGGATACACCCATAAAAGGGCAGAGACCGAGGAACTGCACCAGCACGAAATTGTTGACCAGAATGGTGCTTACCAGAATCAGCAGATAGTCAGTCATCAATGGCTCCGCAGCACATGTGTACCGTCGATATTAAAAAATGGGCGCGCATTATCCCAAAACTGTGTTATTTCGGACAAGAAGGTTTTTTTCGGTTCTAAGCACCGTTTGGAATAAGCTTAGTGGTTGTTACGTCTATGGCTTGTAACGGCCG of the Thalassolituus hydrocarboniclasticus genome contains:
- the rsxD gene encoding electron transport complex subunit RsxD, producing the protein MGLLTLSSPHTHGPNSTSKVMATVILATLPGLAVITALFGWGTFINVLLASATAVASEAAILSIRKRPLAFFLKDNTALLTGVLIGLALPPFAPFWITLVATAFAIVFAKQLYGGMGNNPFNPAMVGYALVLVSFPVQMTTSWALSTQMSGQATLDFADTLQVIFAGSASLADGFSGATPLDAYKHLIAKGTADSVLAEATFNGWLNGGWEWVNLAFLAGGLVLIWRRIISWHIPLAMLVSLSLCSLMLGWDEDMYTPLSLHLLSGATMLGAFFIATDPVSASTTPRGKLIYGAGIGILLYVIRTWGAYPDAVAFAVLLMNFAAPFIDAYTQPRTYGHAKAKRGLPPKQR
- the rsxC gene encoding electron transport complex subunit RsxC gives rise to the protein MTNLIRLHNFDGGIHPAENKAQSTATPIQQASLPAELVLPLHQHIGAAAKPLVKAGDQVLKGQLIAAADGFVSVPLHAPTSGTVAAVEPRAVPHASGLQEDCIVIIPDGAERWTEHQSLYQQLGLEHLSDISPRQLTEHIRQCGIAGMGGAGFPTAVKLSTGQREILTLILNGAECEPYITADDMLMRERAAEVIQGAQILLHILGAKGCMIGVEDNKPQAIAALNSALVELGEEHHIDVVTIPTKYPSGGEKQLIKILTGEEVPAGGIPADLGLVCQNVGTAAAIYRAVAFGEPLISRITTLTGDAMQQPGNWEVLIGTPVSHLLQLAGYQPQKRERVIMGGPMMGFALPGLDLPITKTSNCLLAPTEKELPPNDIAMACIRCGMCADACPADLLPQQLYWFSKSQEFDKAEQHNIFDCIECGACSYVCPSHIPLVQYYRYAKGAIREERAAQAKAERARQRFEERLARQEREVAEKEAKRKARAEAAAKAQAAKPAVPADSEAATNTADGNAELEKLQKQFDAAQSALAKTKEKLEAARADESMADKVPLFESALNKTQDKIKDLAKQLAAAKKAAKAAPAAAATDTDKGDPNSPERLKRKWETAQARLDTALKRLAEAKEQGLDTVDALQTGVDKQQERVNEAKAAYDASVADGAAAGATVGGSAAPQATGAQTADNNAADQAANIEALNKKILAQQDRVAKMQERLDMAKAEGLDTVDALTLGVQKQQDKLLQLQQELAALAPAGTTSNEAS
- the rsxB gene encoding electron transport complex subunit RsxB, with the translated sequence MSAALWTIVIAVGLLAVLAVIFGAVLGFAAIRFKVEGNPIVDQINNLLPQTQCGQCGYPGCKPYAEAIAGGEKINKCPPGGEGTIQSLADLLGVEPEPLDAEHGAEKAVPTVAFIREDECIGCTKCIQACPVDAILGAAKQMHTVIADECTGCDLCVEPCPVDCIDMIPVSVDKSNWYWQAPTSGVELIATDRHHHLAGDAA
- the rsxA gene encoding electron transport complex subunit RsxA — its product is MTDYLLILVSTILVNNFVLVQFLGLCPFMGVSNKLETAIGMGAATTFVLTLASVCSYLVYTYLLIPLDLAYLKTISFIMVIAVVVGFTEMAIRKTSPLLYRVLGIFLPLITTNCAVLGVALLNIKRDNSLVESILYGFGAAVGFSLVMVLFAALRERVAVADVPKPFQGSAIAMLTAGLMSLAFLGFTGLVSI